The Geotoga petraea DNA window ATATACAACTATAGTTTCTGCTTCAGCTTCTGATCCCGCCTCATTACAATATTTGGCTCCATATGCAGGTGCAGCTCTTGGAGAATATTTTATGTTCAAGGGAGAGGATGCTTTAGTTGTTTATGATGATTTATCAAAACATGCATCTGCTTATAGAGAAATTTCATTGTTGTTAAGAAGACCACCTGGTAGAGAAGCTTATCCAGGAGACATTTTTTATTTGCATTCAAAGTTATTAGAAAGAGCGGCAAGATTAAATGATGATTTTGGTGGTGGGTCTTTAACTGCATTACCAATTATTGAGACTCAAGCAAATGATATATCAGCTTATATTCCTACAAATGTTATTTCAATAACAGACGGCCAGATTTACCTTGAACCAAGTTTATTTTATTCCGGATTTAGACCTGCTATAAACATAGGGTTATCTGTTTCAAGAGTTGGTGGTTCTGCTCAAACAAAAGCTATCAAAAAAGTTTCTGGATCTTTGAAGCTTGATTTAGCTCAATATAGAGAACTTGAGTCTTTTTCTCAATTTTCTTCAGATTTAGATGAGTCAACTAAGAAACAGTTGTTAAAAGGTGAAAAGTTGATGGAATTACTAAAACAAAAACAATATTCTCCATTATCAGTTGAAGAACAAGTTGTGCTACTTTATGCGGCTAACGAAGGCTACCTTATGGAAATTGAAACAGAAAATATAAGCAATTTTGAAAAATCAATTTTGTCTTTTATGAAAACAGAAAAATCAAATTTAATGAATAAATTAGCTGAAAAGAAAGAACTAACAGATGATATTAAAGAAGAGCTTAATTCTTCTATTAAACAATTTATGAAATCTTTCAATGCCTAATGGCGGTGATTTAATTGAGTAGAGGAAAATTACGTGTTATAAAAAGAAGGATAGCATCTACCAATTCTACAAAACAAATAACAAGAGCTATGCAAATGGTTGCTTCGGCAAGGTTAAATAAAATAAAAAAAGGTATAGACCCTATTAGGGAATACGCTAAAGAAGCTCGAAAAATTATTCAGAAAATTTCGCCTCAAGATGATTCTATTTATAATAGAAAAAATGGTGAAACGGTTATAGTTACAATAACTCCTGACATGGGACTTGGTGGATCCTTTGCTTCTGATTTAGCCAACAGAGCTAAAAAAGAAGCAGAAAAAATAGACAACTTTAAAGGGTATTATGTAGTAGGTACTCGAGGTAACATTGAATTAAAAGGGACTAACAAAGTTTTATTATCAAGAACAAACTTATATGAGATTCCTAACGAAGTAAATGCTGAATATATACTTGATGATATTTTAGATTTTTTAAAAGATGAAAGTATTTCAGACATAAAAGTAGTTTATGGTGAATTGAAAAACCCATTAATACAATTACCAAAAACTGTAGATCTTTTACCCATAAAATATGAAGCTGAAATCGATTCAAGATATGAATATGAACCAGATTCAACAGTTTTGTTCGAAGAAGCATCTTATCTTTATTTGTTATCACAAGTTTTTTTGTATATTTACGAAACAAAATTATCAGAACTATATGCAAGGCAAAATGCAATGAAAAATGCAACAGAAAATGCTGAAAATTTAATTGAAGAACTAAACTTAGAATATAACAAAATGAGACAAGCTTCTATAACACAAGAATTAATAGAAATTGTTAACGGAGCTCAAGCATTGCAAGATAGCTGATGAACGGAGGTGAAATAATTTGTCTAACATAGTAGGTAAAGTCGTCAGCGTTATAGGGCCAATCGTTGATGTTAAATTTAATGAAGGTGAATTACCTGAAATTAATAACTCTCTTAAAATAAATAACCCTTACACTGATTCAGAACTTATCCTTGAAGTCTCACAATTAATAGGAGATGACACTGCAAGATGTATTGCTATGGATTCTACTGATGGCCTTAAAAGAGGCCTTGATGCTATAGACACTGGAGATTCAATACAAGTACCTGTTGGTAATGGTACTTTAGGTCGTATGTTTAACTTGTTAGGTAACCCTATTGATGAACAAGGTGAAGTTAAAAATGTAGAATATAACTCTATCCATAGAGAATCACCAAGTTTAGATGAACAAAATACAGACATAGAAATTTTAGAAACAGGATTAAAATGTATAGACTTATTAGCCCCTTTCCCTAAAGGAGGTAAAATTGGATTTTTTGGGGGAGCTGGTGTAGGTAAGACTGTATTAGTTATGGAATTAATAAGAAGTATAGCAAAAGAACATCAAGGTATCTCTGTTTTTGCTGGTGTTGGAGAAAGGACCAGAGAAGGTAATGATCTTTGGTTGGATATGAATGA harbors:
- the atpA gene encoding F0F1 ATP synthase subunit alpha; translated protein: MRINPDELTKVIEERIKSYESGEIKEVGWVMQVSDGIVRAYGMKETMANELVEIHTQSDKTVYGLAMNLEEDNIGIIALDDFKEIKEGDKVLRTNRVIEIPVGENLLGRVVNPLGIPLDGKGEIKENDFFPIERKAQGVITRKPVDTPLQTGLKIIDAIIPIGRGQRELIIGDRQTGKSAIAIDTIINQKGQNVKCIYVAIGQKSSAVARNIAQLEKHGAMEYTTIVSASASDPASLQYLAPYAGAALGEYFMFKGEDALVVYDDLSKHASAYREISLLLRRPPGREAYPGDIFYLHSKLLERAARLNDDFGGGSLTALPIIETQANDISAYIPTNVISITDGQIYLEPSLFYSGFRPAINIGLSVSRVGGSAQTKAIKKVSGSLKLDLAQYRELESFSQFSSDLDESTKKQLLKGEKLMELLKQKQYSPLSVEEQVVLLYAANEGYLMEIETENISNFEKSILSFMKTEKSNLMNKLAEKKELTDDIKEELNSSIKQFMKSFNA
- the atpG gene encoding ATP synthase F1 subunit gamma, whose translation is MSRGKLRVIKRRIASTNSTKQITRAMQMVASARLNKIKKGIDPIREYAKEARKIIQKISPQDDSIYNRKNGETVIVTITPDMGLGGSFASDLANRAKKEAEKIDNFKGYYVVGTRGNIELKGTNKVLLSRTNLYEIPNEVNAEYILDDILDFLKDESISDIKVVYGELKNPLIQLPKTVDLLPIKYEAEIDSRYEYEPDSTVLFEEASYLYLLSQVFLYIYETKLSELYARQNAMKNATENAENLIEELNLEYNKMRQASITQELIEIVNGAQALQDS